In the Silvanigrella aquatica genome, CCTGTAGAAGCTGCTCAAGCACAAGAAGATGTTCTTATTTCTGAAGAAGAACCTGTTGTTGGAGAAGTGGCAGCAACATCTCCTGAGGAGGCTCCTCAGGAACCTTCTGCGGAAGAAGGTCTAATAGAAGAAGAGGTCTCGGTTGAAAGTGGAGCAGGAGAAGAGCAAATCACAAATGAGGGACATATTGCAGAAGAAAGCAATGAAGGAGAAATTTTAGAATCTCAAGAAATTGATTCGCAAATGTCTTTAGAAGAAAATAATAATTCTTCTGATTATCAAAAAGAAATGGGTGAAAATGAAATTGCTCAATTATCGGCTTTAGCAAGTTCTGCGTTGGTAAAGGTTTCTATGATGCAAGAAAAAAATCAAGCGCTTGAATTGGTTAATTCCTTATTAGGGCCTTTTCAATATTCAGTTACTTTAGCGGATGATAATTCTTATCAAATTCAGGGAGAGAATTTTTCGGCGAAAGGTGACTTGACAACTCAATTTAAAGGAAATGAAAATCCTGTTTTTACAGCGATTGATCCTGTTTTAAAAAGAATATTAAAAATGAGTGTTTAAATAAGTTATATTTTATTTGAGGTGCTTTGTGGAAAATGATTCAAATAATTCTTATTCATCATTGTCAGCATCGGATTGTATTGCTTCTATGCTGAATTCTCAAAGACAATTGATGATTTCTATAAGAAGATTAAATGAGCTTGTTGCTTTTTCACAAAGTACGGATGTTGAAGCCGATAGGCAGTTTTTATTATCATTGCAAGGTCAATTTAGAAAAATAAGCGACAATATAGCGAGTGCAACAGATAATTTAGGAAATCTTCTCGAGTTTAGAAAAACAAAAGACCGAGAAATACAAAGAGCATCTTTCAATTTAGATAGCACAAGACAAGCTATTGGAGAAAGTATTGTTACTTTAAATGTTACTTCAGATTATATCCGAGATAGCATTATGATGAGCAGACATTCTTTAGCTGAAACAAGAAAAACTGCGGATAGAAGTCGTGCTTGGGGAAGATTAGGTTCCGATCTTTTACATGATTTTAACACTTTTCAAGATCAAACAGAACAATTAACGGAAGTGATTAAAAGTTGGGACGAATTGATGAGTAAAACCCAAGTTTTACAAAATGAGGTGTTTCAGCACTCGCAAAATACCCGTGAAGCTATTCAAGGTGTGACTTCAGCCATGATCGGTGGCCGCGATAGGATGAATGCGGTTCAAGAAAAAATTTCTATATTAGCAAATCGAGTCTCTGACATTGGAAATATTATTGAAGTGATTGATGATATTTCCGAACAAACAAACTTGCTCGCTTTAAATGCAAGTATTGAAGCTGCAAGAGCGGGTGATCAAGGCAAAGGATTTGCTGTTGTGGCCGATGATATTCGTAAACTAGCAGAAAGATCTTCAACAGCAACAAGAGATATTTATGACAGAATTGAAGCCATTCAAGAAGAAACTTCGGGAGCTATGGGAGCTATTCGAGAAGGTCATGACGTTATTGAAGGCGGTGTTAAAAAAGCAAATACAGCCGATGGTTTACTTAAGGAATTAAGAGAAAAAATTGGGCAACTGTCAAGACAAGCTATTGGTCTTGATGATCAATTAGGAACAGCAAAAAATTTATCTGAAGGTAACAAATCCCGCTCACGAGATATGTTCCGTACCATACGAAAAATAACCGAAACAGGAACATTTGCTCGCGATCTTGTAAATCAAGTAGAAACAAGTTTGACAAGTATTGTGGCAGCAGGAACAAGTAGTTTGGCTGCTATTCAATTAGAAATAAAGAAATTACTAGAAATTATAAATAATCTTGAGCAAGCACAAAGTGTAGCGAGACAGGTTCATGATTGGGTTCACCATGTGGCTGTTGCTTTAGGTGAGGCCAAATCCGATTCTGAAGTCGCGGCAAATCACTGTGCCAGTGGGCTGCATCAAGTGGAACTTTCTTTTAAGCACTTGGATACAGATCGTTCAGCATTGGAATCTTTGCAGCAGGTTGGAAGAGATATTTCAAGTTGTGTAGATAAAGTTGTTTTAGCCAGTGAATATTTAAAAAATCTTTTAACAGCGGGCGTTACTTTACAAATAGGTTCTCCAGGGCAGGTGCTTGTCCTTAAAGAAGATGGAAAATTTTCAATGACAGATAGTTCTGTGCCTAATACTATTCCCGACGATAATTCTGGTGAAAACAAAGGAGCTAAGGAAACAGCTTAATGGGTATTCGAATTATTGGCAGTGGAAATTTAGAAAATAATATTGCCAAAGCACAAAAAGAATATGACAATAGTCTTGAGAAATTATCCTCAGGAGTTCGTTTTACAAAAAGCGAACCTCTTCCTGTGGAGCGTGCTCGTTCCGAAGCATTAACTTCAAAAATGCGCGAATTAAATGTCTATAAACAAAATATAAATGAAGGATTAAATGTTACGCAAAATGCCGAAGCTTCTCTGAACGAAGCCTCCAATGCTGTTATTCGTATGAAAGAACTTGTTGCGCAAGCAGCAAATTCAAGCTTATCAGATAAGGAAAGATCCTTTTTATTTGTTGAATACCAGGCAAACTATGAAGATCTCGTTAAGACAACGGGATTTGAGGAAAAAAAAGAATACCAAGGTATTGGTCGTGGTGCAGGAAAATCTACAGAACCTGTTAAAGTGCGCGTTGGCCCTACGCCACCTGGTGGCGACCCCGATGCTAACGTTGTAAAAATTGATAACTTTAGAGAGCTCAAAAAAACGCCCGTGGAATTAGGTGTACAATCTGCAAAAGAACTTGCTAATTCTGAAGATGGTGTTTCTATTGATGACGTGATCGATCATTTTGGTGCGAGTTCCATAAGTGAGTTAGGGAAAACATTTGATAATGCACATTTAGAAATATCAAGCTCTCGTGCTATTATTGGTGCCGCTACAACTCGTTTAAATTCAGCTTTAAATTCTATTAATGTTGCTTATGAAAATACGGCAGCAGCCAATTCAAGAATTAAAGACGTGGATTATGCAACGGAAATTACAAATTTAACAAAGGCCAATATTTTAGTACAGGCAAGCTCAAGTTTGCTTGCGCAAAGAAATAATATGACTTCACAAAATATTTTAACTCTTGTAAAACCACCAGATAAAAATTCATAGTTTAATTTTATTATTTAATTTGAAAACTATTGAATATTAACAAGATTTCTATCAAAAAATGAAGTTTCATTATCTTCGGGTATAATTTGAACTACGGGGAAATAATGCATAGGAACTTTCTGCATAGTATAGGAACTTTGAATTTTTGAAAAAACCTTTACAGCAGTTCTAGCTAATATATAATATCCTTCTGGTGAATAAGCTAAATCGTCAGAATTTAATTTTTTAATTTGAAATTTACCTACTTTTTTTCCTAAATAATACATTTCTAAAATTGTGATTCCAAAATTGTTGGTATATATTTCTAAATTTAAATAAGTATTAGTTTCTCTATTCAGTATTTTTTTATTTTTAGAATTCAAGCAGAGTTGTAACCAATATCCTTGAATAAATATAGTAACTGTTGTGTTTGGAGAATAAAGTTTCGTAAATTCATTTTTAGAAAGTTTTGCTAAAAGATGACTAAATTTTCCTGTTTTATCAAATGCGGATTCTACTTTTGTTCCTTGAAATAGTTCTGATGCAATTTCTGAAGGACTTTTATTAGAACAAGAATTCGTTTTCATTATATTATTCCTTATTCATATGTCGTATTCTTTGAGCTTGAGATCATTTGTTGAGTTATTGATTTTTGGTACATATTTTTTAGTTAATAGGGTATTAAGCCTTATAACTTTCTGCTATAAAAGATTCATAACTGATATTTTTGAAAAAGGTATGTCGGAGATTTGACTGGTTTGAATTTGGACAACTTTTCTTCTTCATTATGAAGTCATTGAATAAGTTATTCAACTTATAAAATTGGTAATCTCCAACCGTAGGGATCCGCGGCAATTCCTGATTGAATATTTAGCAAATGATTTTTAAGGGTCAGTGTCACTTCGCCTATTTTTTCATTATTTATTGGAATCTTTTCCTCTTTATCGTATAGGCAATTAATGGCTGATATGACCGCTGCTGTACCACAAGCAAACATCTCTGTTAATTTGCCCGTTTTAATATCTGCAATAATTTTGTCAATTTCAATTCTTTTTTCTTCAACCTCATAGCCTAGATCTTTAGCAATTTGAATAATGGAGGCTCTTGTAATGCCATGTAAAATACTGCCACTTAATGCGGGTGTTACAATTTTATTATTGTAAATAAACATGACATTCATGGCACCTGCTTCTTCGACGTATTTGTGTTCAAGCGCATCGAGCCAAAGCACTTGTTCGGCACCTTTTTCTTTTGCAATTTTCATTGGCAAAAGTGCGGACGCATAATTTCCGCCACACTTTGCTTCACCCGATCCGCCAACAGCCGCTCGCGCCAGTGTCCTTTCAATGTACACAGAGACGCCCACTTCTTTTGCAAAGTAATTTTTTGAGGGACTTAAGATAATAAAAAATCTGTATGCTTCTGATGCGCGATAGGATACGCCTTTGTCCAAGGGAATCATAGAGGGGCGGATATAAAGTGCTCCAGGCGAAGGTAAAATCCAATCTTTTTCGACTTTTACCAATTCTTTT is a window encoding:
- a CDS encoding flagellin, whose protein sequence is MGIRIIGSGNLENNIAKAQKEYDNSLEKLSSGVRFTKSEPLPVERARSEALTSKMRELNVYKQNINEGLNVTQNAEASLNEASNAVIRMKELVAQAANSSLSDKERSFLFVEYQANYEDLVKTTGFEEKKEYQGIGRGAGKSTEPVKVRVGPTPPGGDPDANVVKIDNFRELKKTPVELGVQSAKELANSEDGVSIDDVIDHFGASSISELGKTFDNAHLEISSSRAIIGAATTRLNSALNSINVAYENTAAANSRIKDVDYATEITNLTKANILVQASSSLLAQRNNMTSQNILTLVKPPDKNS
- a CDS encoding branched-chain amino acid aminotransferase — protein: MNYSSDLNTKGKNFKIIKNLLPKHKRKNPPSLTETIPFGAVTTNHMLICDYLPRKNGWQTPEIIPYKSFSMSPSAVVFHYGQTIFEGLKAYRSQSNDKDLFLFRPDQNAKRMAQSATRMGMIPFPEDLFVNCIKELVKVEKDWILPSPGALYIRPSMIPLDKGVSYRASEAYRFFIILSPSKNYFAKEVGVSVYIERTLARAAVGGSGEAKCGGNYASALLPMKIAKEKGAEQVLWLDALEHKYVEEAGAMNVMFIYNNKIVTPALSGSILHGITRASIIQIAKDLGYEVEEKRIEIDKIIADIKTGKLTEMFACGTAAVISAINCLYDKEEKIPINNEKIGEVTLTLKNHLLNIQSGIAADPYGWRLPIL
- a CDS encoding methyl-accepting chemotaxis protein; its protein translation is MENDSNNSYSSLSASDCIASMLNSQRQLMISIRRLNELVAFSQSTDVEADRQFLLSLQGQFRKISDNIASATDNLGNLLEFRKTKDREIQRASFNLDSTRQAIGESIVTLNVTSDYIRDSIMMSRHSLAETRKTADRSRAWGRLGSDLLHDFNTFQDQTEQLTEVIKSWDELMSKTQVLQNEVFQHSQNTREAIQGVTSAMIGGRDRMNAVQEKISILANRVSDIGNIIEVIDDISEQTNLLALNASIEAARAGDQGKGFAVVADDIRKLAERSSTATRDIYDRIEAIQEETSGAMGAIREGHDVIEGGVKKANTADGLLKELREKIGQLSRQAIGLDDQLGTAKNLSEGNKSRSRDMFRTIRKITETGTFARDLVNQVETSLTSIVAAGTSSLAAIQLEIKKLLEIINNLEQAQSVARQVHDWVHHVAVALGEAKSDSEVAANHCASGLHQVELSFKHLDTDRSALESLQQVGRDISSCVDKVVLASEYLKNLLTAGVTLQIGSPGQVLVLKEDGKFSMTDSSVPNTIPDDNSGENKGAKETA